A genomic stretch from Neospora caninum Liverpool complete genome, chromosome III includes:
- a CDS encoding fibrillin-like protein, related: protein MRHANAHHRRLTRASPPCHTSSLFRSFGGDQPAATTSGCVDACVCTPQRPEGKRSSVAGVQRCTSCALRWRSPRQAVASIVVVLAALSATFPSYTGDLAETQPAALGATAFKVHSPETESALIQAHSQLTQAEPTLPAGSEWICREAYNGEGCGTGTNTQLGAKEAYCQEEDCCLISTGKCTRTPGLCATDSFLQLQYSWGKCNSTQCARCGPNATCGYIASTTTVRGGVYCTCKSPFVGTGASCVVEACKGRNPCGQGVCIPTTDAQKNFECECNPGYTEVPAGTAYSTCMDICKQKGCGDSAGVEACIGGVDAHMCVCKEGYRLTEDASRQQCVKNDPCTINPCGSSAAVAKCETEENGLEYKCTCAAGHVVRYVNGTQVCLEEGKPCSSPTCSVDPPAVSTTSTTTSTSSTSKTGDKSESEGTSGGAIAGGVIGGVAFLGLCGAGAYFFKRKSESGA, encoded by the coding sequence ATGCGTCACGCAAACGCCCACCACCGGCGGCtgacgcgcgcctctccgccttgCCACACTTCGTCGCTTTTCCGCTCGTTCGGGGGTGACCAACCTGCAGCGACAACCTCCGGTTGTGTCGACGcctgtgtatgtacaccgcaaCGGCCCGAGGGGAAGAGATCCTCGGTCGCGGGCGTGCAGCGCTGCACGAGTTGCGCTCTTCGTTGGAGGAGTCCGAGGCAGGCCGTCGCTTCGATCGTCGTTGTTTTGGCCGCGCTTTCCGCGACCTTCCCGTCCTACACTGGCGACCTCGCCGAGACCCAGCCGGCTGCGCTCGGGGCGACTGCCTTCAAAGTTCATTctccggagacagaaagtgCACTCATCCAGGCGCACTCGCAGTTGACACAGGCCGAGCCGACCTTGCCTGCGGGGTCCGAGTGGATATGTCGGGAAGCGTACAACGGCGAAGGATGTGGTACGGGGACAAACACTCAACTGGGAGCTAAGGAAGCATACTGTCAGGAGGAGGACTGCTGTCTGATATCCACGGGGAAGTGCACGCGCACTCCGGGTTTGTGCGCCACCGACAGCTTCCTGCAGCTTCAGTACAGCTGGGGCAAATGCAACTCGACGCAGTGTGCACGGTGCGGCCCAAACGCAACGTGTGGCTACATAGCCAGCACGACGACTGTCCGAGGCGGGGTGTACTGTACCTGCAAGTCGCCGTTCGTCGGGACGGGAGCGTCGTGCGTCGTCGAGGCGTGCAAAGGACGGAATCCGTGTGGACAGGGGGTCTGCATCCCCACCACGGACGCACAGAAGAATTTCGAGTGTGAGTGCAATCCAGGATACACCGAAGTGCCTGCGGGAACTGCGTACTCGACCTGCATGGACATCTGCAAGCAGAAGGGATGCGGCGACTCCGCGGGCGTCGAAGCGTGCATCGGAGGCGTCGACGCACACATGTGCGTCTGCAAAGAGGGCTACCGCTTGACCGAAGACGCCTCGCGACAGCAGTGCGTGAAGAATGACCCGTGCACGATCAACCCCTGCGGCTCCTCGGCAGCGGTGGCGAAGTGCGAAACCGAAGAAAACGGCCTCGAGTACAAATGTACCTGCGCGGCAGGCCACGTCGTGCGGTACGTGAACGGCACTCAAGTGTGTctcgaggaagggaaaccgTGCTCCTCGCCCACATGCTCCGTGGACCCGCCCGCCGTCTCGACGACCTCCACGACGACTTCGACTTCTTCTACTTCCAAAACCGGCGACAAATCTGAAAGTGAAGGGACAAGTGGGGGCGCGATTGCCGGTGGTGTCATTGGCGGAGTCGCTTTCCTCGGGCTGTGCGGCGCGGGAGCGTACTTTTTCAAGAGAAAGTCGGAGTCCGGGGCGTAG
- a CDS encoding putative F-box domain-containing protein, translating into MREREASEAAAARAAAEEICFVEMEAAMRLGRDRAALSLQRQECPGRREPAQKTPEAEARLPQPRGDARNSLFSLAASPPPRAVAALLTHYHVQRLQRLHALRDQQSLLERQREGRQWGEKLHAFGERGHPRVQLAWSSSLQRQVRGSAAVRRPGRGCAGEAARGGQVGNATASGFSLSDYLFFAEDGDEPSGTKEAEGPTRAECKTLAAQGVPAEARETVAREDTGDRGESGVCRDGQASVSSIPATGTVPLSRPAGGDSGAAEPVRDGKRNLAPAGDRPEKPESAEEGAASGERGAEAPRGREKLAMEAGASEVERGTAQVATKGGEEPEMDEDQFLDFLFGPGTSSCSTSSSPRHDQEGASSARRSTPLSPSAASRTQSVSRSSSPAAEGCGGPAGAEDDALLSRPAQLAAQRFAATPPASLSEALRLWQTAWRDSAAFAARQPAGEAPAAKRRSAGARMAAHAEEKESVRLSEANRGAAAHVCHGRSCDIWSIPQFELYLCRDSGAFHCCGIRCDRMVASDCDVGFLVCPVSGLMVDPALINAWTARERQSSRAALAPTNGDSRWAPADVAALLDFAGSRSKESDALRLRSAELMNELVVATYVSEQQAGAEDDDEMAGIGGMFGRFWTAGYLAENEGELLRPKKRCKYT; encoded by the coding sequence atgcgcgagagagaagcttctgaggcagcagctgcgcggGCTGCCGCCGAGGAGATTTGTTTCGTGGAAATGGAGGCGGCCATGCGCCTCGGACGAGACCGCGCAGCGCTGAGCCTGCAGCGCCAGGAGTGCCCGGGGCGACGGGAGCctgcgcagaagacgccggaGGCTGAAGCGCGCCTTCCGCAGCCACGAGGTGACGCACGCAattcgctcttctctcttgccgcctcgccgccgccgcgggCCGTCGCGGCTCTGCTCACCCACTACCACGTGCAGCGCCTTCAACGCCTCCACGCGCTGCGGGATCAACAGTCCCtcttggagagacagcgagaggggagacagtgGGGCGAAaagctgcatgcatttggCGAGAGGGGCCATCCGCGCGTGCAGCTCGCGTGGTCCTCTTCGCTGCAGCGTCAGGTGCGGGGAAGTGCAGCCGTGCGGAGACCGGGGAGAGGCTGTGCCGGAGAGGCAGCGCGGGGGGGACAGGTGGGAAACGCAACCGCGTCCGGTTTCTCCTTGAGCGACTACCTGTTCTTCGCAGAAGATGGCGACGAGCCGAGCGGGACgaaggaagcggagggaCCGACACGGGCGGAATGCAAGACGTTGGCGGCGCAAGGCGTCCCAGCGGAAGCACGGGAGACGGTCGCAAGGGAAGACACCGGAGACCGAGGGGAATCGGGCGTCTGCCGAGACGGACAGGCGTCCGTTTCTTCGATTCCGGCAACTGGGACGGTGCCGTTAAGTCGGCCagcgggcggagacagcggcgcggcTGAACCGGTGCGCGATGGAAAGCGCAACCTGGCGCCTGCCGGCGACAGAccggagaagccggagagTGCCGAGGAGGGCGCAGCGAgcggagagcgcggagcGGAAGCGCCACGCGGGCGTGAAAAGTTGGCAATGGAGGCGGGCGCGTCGGAGGTGGAACGCGGAACTGCACAAGTGGCGAcgaagggaggcgaggaacccGAGATGGACGAAGACCAATTCCTCGATTTTCTCTTTGGGCCGGGGACGTCGTCGTGTTCcacgtcttcgtcgcctcggcACGACCAGGAGGGCGCTTCGTCCGCGCGTCGGTCcacgcctctgtctccgtcggctGCTTCGCGCACGCAGTCCGTTAGCCGAAGCAGTTCGCCCGCGGCGGAAGGTTGCGGCGGacccgcaggcgccgaggacGATGCGCTCCTGTCGCGGCCTGCTCAGCTCGCCGCGCAGCGCTTTGCGGCGACTCCGCCGGCCTCGCTGAGCGAGGCTCTGCGTCTGTGGCAGACTGCCTGGCGGGACTCCGCGGCGTTTGCTGCGCGGCAGCCTGCGGGCGAGGCCCCGGCCGCAAAGCGTCGCTCGGCGGGCGCCCGCAtggccgcgcatgcagaagaaaaggagtcGGTCCGCCTCAGCGAGGCGAACCGCGGGGCGGCCGCGCACGTGTGCCACGGCCGCTCGTGCGACATCTGGAGCATTCCGCAGTTCGAGTTGTACCTGTGTCGAGACTCTGGGGCGTTCCACTGCTGCGGGATTCGCTGCGACCGCATGGTGGCCTCAGACTGCGACGTCGGGTTCCTCGTCTGCCCCGTCTCCGGGCTGATGGTAGACCCCGCGCTCATCAACGCGTGGACGGCGCGCGAGCGACAGAGTTCCCGCGCAGCTCTCGCGCCCACAAACGGCGACTCCCGCTGGGCGCCGGCGGACGTCGCGGCGCTTTTGGACTTCGCCGGTAGCCGCTCcaaggagagcgacgcgctcCGGCTCCGATCGGCCGAACTGATGAACGAACTGGTGGTAGCGACGTACGTGAGCGAGCAGCAGGCTGGtgcagaagacgacgacgagatGGCGGGGATCGGCGGTATGTTTGGCCGGTTCTGGACGGCGGGATATTTGGCTgagaacgaaggcgagcTCTTGAGACCCAAGAAGCGGTGTAAGTACACCTGA